A genomic region of Brevibacillus sp. JNUCC-41 contains the following coding sequences:
- the purF gene encoding amidophosphoribosyltransferase: MLAEIRSLNEECGVVGVWGHPDAAQLAYYGLHSLQHRGQEGAGIVVTDGEQMSISKGEGLVTEIFTAEKMQALSGTGKAAIGHVRYTTAGGGGYQNVQPFLFNSHTGGLALAHNGNIVNAHQLKAQLEGQGSIFQTTSDTEVLAHLIKRSGYSDVRDSVKNSLSMLKGAYAFVIMTENQMIMARDPHGFRPLSLGKIGDAYFAASETCALDIVGAEFIRDIEPGELVVINDEGITSEYFSLSSQQAMCTMEYVYFSRPDSNIDGINVHTARKNLGKQMALETKIEADVVTGVPDSSISAAIGYAEAAGIPYEMGLIKNRYVGRTFIQPSQSLREQGVKMKLSPVRGVVEGKRVIMVDDSIVRGTTSRRIVRMLKDAGAKEVHVVISSPPIKNPCFYGIDTSKKEELIASSKSVEEIREIIGADSLTFLSVEGMVEAIGRPFPGETRGSCLACFTGNYPTEIFEYEREKTKC, encoded by the coding sequence ATGCTTGCTGAAATAAGAAGCCTAAACGAAGAGTGTGGTGTTGTAGGAGTCTGGGGACATCCCGATGCTGCACAGCTTGCTTACTACGGTTTGCATAGCTTGCAACATCGTGGTCAAGAGGGAGCAGGCATCGTCGTGACGGATGGTGAGCAGATGTCCATCTCTAAGGGCGAAGGACTTGTCACAGAGATATTCACTGCTGAAAAAATGCAGGCACTTTCCGGTACCGGAAAAGCGGCAATCGGCCATGTCCGTTATACTACGGCAGGCGGCGGCGGGTATCAAAATGTTCAGCCTTTCCTGTTCAATTCGCATACAGGAGGGCTGGCACTTGCCCATAATGGGAATATCGTCAATGCCCATCAGTTAAAAGCACAGCTTGAAGGACAGGGAAGCATTTTTCAAACGACATCCGATACGGAAGTTCTGGCACATCTGATTAAACGCTCCGGCTACTCGGATGTAAGAGATTCCGTGAAGAACAGCTTAAGCATGCTGAAGGGGGCCTATGCCTTTGTCATCATGACCGAAAACCAAATGATCATGGCAAGAGATCCGCATGGCTTCCGTCCACTTTCCTTGGGTAAAATAGGCGATGCATATTTCGCTGCATCAGAAACATGTGCACTCGATATTGTAGGTGCAGAATTCATCCGCGATATTGAGCCGGGTGAACTTGTTGTCATTAATGATGAGGGAATCACATCCGAGTACTTTTCGCTTTCCAGTCAACAGGCAATGTGCACGATGGAGTACGTGTATTTTTCCCGTCCGGATAGCAATATTGATGGGATCAATGTCCATACGGCACGAAAAAACCTTGGCAAGCAAATGGCACTGGAAACCAAAATTGAAGCAGATGTAGTTACAGGTGTACCTGATTCCAGCATTTCGGCAGCGATTGGCTATGCTGAAGCTGCAGGCATTCCCTATGAAATGGGTTTAATAAAAAATCGGTATGTTGGACGGACGTTCATTCAGCCATCACAAAGTCTGCGTGAACAAGGCGTGAAGATGAAACTATCACCTGTAAGAGGGGTAGTGGAAGGTAAGCGGGTCATAATGGTTGATGATTCAATCGTCCGTGGAACAACGAGCAGAAGGATTGTCCGCATGTTAAAAGATGCCGGGGCGAAAGAAGTGCATGTAGTAATCAGCTCACCACCGATCAAGAATCCATGTTTTTATGGCATAGACACGTCTAAAAAGGAAGAACTGATTGCGAGCTCTAAATCGGTGGAGGAAATAAGGGAAATCATCGGTGCCGATTCCTTAACTTTTTTAAGTGTCGAAGGTATGGTCGAAGCAATTGGAAGACCGTTTCCTGGAGAAACGCGCGGTTCATGCCTAGCTTGTTTCACCGGAAATTATCCGACTGAAATTTTTGAATACGAACGAGAAAAAACAAAATGTTAA
- the purM gene encoding phosphoribosylformylglycinamidine cyclo-ligase: MANAYKQAGVDIEAGYEAVNRMKKHVKRTFRPEVMNGLGGFGGMFDLSSLNLKEPVLISGTDGVGTKLLLAFMMDKHDTIGVDCVAMCVNDVVVQGAAPLYFLDYIACGKADPERIEMIVKGIADGCEQAGCALIGGETAEMPGMYETEEYDVAGFTVGAVEKSRLITGEAISAGDVVIGLASSGIHSNGYSLVRKILLEDSGMGLHDFVPELDCKLGEELLKPTKIYVKSVLSTLEKFEVNGLAHITGGGFIENIPRILPEGCGVEIELGSWEIPTIFSILEEKGNLVKEEMFNIFNMGIGMTAVVKKEVASDVLAHLKSCGEEASVIGTIVDGNGVSFK, translated from the coding sequence ATGGCTAATGCATATAAACAGGCTGGTGTGGATATTGAGGCTGGTTATGAAGCGGTAAATCGAATGAAAAAACATGTAAAGCGCACATTTCGTCCAGAAGTAATGAATGGTCTGGGCGGTTTCGGCGGCATGTTTGATTTATCTTCCTTGAACCTTAAAGAACCTGTGCTCATTTCAGGTACGGATGGAGTGGGTACAAAACTTTTGTTGGCGTTCATGATGGATAAACACGATACAATTGGAGTGGATTGTGTAGCTATGTGCGTCAATGATGTTGTCGTTCAAGGTGCTGCACCTTTATACTTTTTAGATTATATTGCCTGCGGTAAAGCAGATCCCGAACGAATTGAAATGATCGTCAAAGGAATTGCAGATGGCTGTGAGCAGGCGGGCTGTGCTTTAATCGGCGGAGAAACGGCTGAAATGCCTGGCATGTACGAGACGGAAGAATACGATGTTGCAGGTTTCACTGTTGGTGCCGTTGAAAAATCACGTCTAATTACTGGTGAAGCAATCTCGGCGGGTGACGTCGTTATTGGACTCGCTTCAAGCGGCATCCACAGTAATGGATATTCCCTTGTTCGTAAAATTCTTCTTGAAGACTCAGGTATGGGGCTTCATGACTTCGTACCGGAACTGGATTGCAAGTTGGGAGAGGAATTATTAAAACCGACAAAAATCTATGTGAAGTCCGTCTTATCGACGTTGGAAAAATTTGAGGTCAATGGTCTTGCCCATATCACTGGTGGGGGATTCATCGAGAATATTCCGCGTATTCTTCCTGAAGGATGCGGTGTTGAAATCGAGCTCGGAAGCTGGGAAATTCCAACTATATTTTCAATCCTTGAAGAAAAAGGGAACCTTGTAAAAGAGGAAATGTTCAATATCTTCAATATGGGAATCGGAATGACGGCCGTCGTGAAAAAAGAAGTGGCATCCGATGTGCTGGCCCACCTAAAGTCTTGCGGTGAAGAAGCCTCAGTTATTGGAACGATCGTGGATGGAAATGGAGTGTCGTTCAAATAA
- the purN gene encoding phosphoribosylglycinamide formyltransferase yields MKRLAVFASGNGSNFQSIAEAIKSGKLEAEICLVVCDREDAYVLERAKLENIDTFSFSAKNYSNKTEYEMEILEKLRQYEIEFIILAGYMRLIGPTLLQKYSQRIVNIHPSLLPSFPGKDAIGQAFDARVKETGVTVHYVDDGMDTGPVIAQKAVPILEGDTKDILQKRIQEMEHDLYPSVLRELCHKKLT; encoded by the coding sequence ATGAAACGCCTTGCTGTCTTTGCATCAGGTAACGGTAGTAATTTTCAATCAATAGCTGAAGCAATAAAAAGTGGAAAGTTGGAGGCGGAAATCTGTCTTGTCGTTTGCGATCGTGAAGACGCCTATGTGCTTGAGAGAGCAAAGCTTGAGAATATTGACACTTTCTCCTTTTCAGCAAAGAATTACTCCAACAAGACTGAATATGAAATGGAAATCCTTGAAAAACTTCGTCAGTATGAGATAGAATTCATCATTCTGGCTGGTTATATGCGTTTGATCGGTCCAACTTTATTACAAAAGTATTCACAGAGAATTGTGAACATCCACCCTTCACTTCTGCCTAGTTTTCCAGGCAAGGATGCAATTGGCCAGGCTTTTGATGCAAGAGTGAAGGAAACGGGGGTAACGGTTCATTATGTCGATGATGGAATGGACACAGGACCGGTCATTGCCCAAAAGGCAGTGCCAATTCTTGAGGGGGATACGAAAGATATCCTTCAAAAAAGGATTCAGGAGATGGAGCATGACTTGTATCCGTCAGTTTTGCGGGAGCTATGCCACAAGAAACTTACTTAA
- the purH gene encoding bifunctional phosphoribosylaminoimidazolecarboxamide formyltransferase/IMP cyclohydrolase encodes MKKRALISVSDKTGIVEFAQGLIEAGFEVISTGGTKKTLQDNGIEVIGISDVTGFPEILDGRVKTLHPNVHGAVLAKHDDKNHAAQLAEHNIEPIQLVCVNLYPFQATISKPEVTVEDAIENIDIGGPTMLRSSAKNHEYVTVIVDSNDYPNVLAELKQNGGVSKTTNRRLAAKVFRHTAAYDAVISEYMTELADEENPESLTVTFELKQLLRYGENPHQKAAFYKKPLGSVFSIAEANQLHGKELSYNNINDADAALQIVKEFNEPAAVAVKHMNPCGVGVGATILEAFEKAYEADATSIFGGIIALNREVDKATAEKLHEIFLEIIIAPGFTHEAVEVLTSKKNLRLLTIDFDAVKKPERKLTSIEGGLLIQDRDAHSLKDAEIKVATKREPTPEEWKAMELGWKIVKHVKSNAIVVCNDQMTLGVGAGQMNRVGAAKIALEQAGERATGSALASDAFFPMDDTVEAAAKAGVTAIIQPGGSVKDEDSIKKADEYGITMVFTGIRHFKH; translated from the coding sequence ATGAAGAAACGTGCATTAATTAGTGTATCGGATAAAACAGGTATCGTAGAATTTGCTCAAGGTTTAATTGAAGCAGGTTTTGAAGTCATTTCTACAGGCGGTACCAAAAAAACGCTGCAGGATAATGGTATTGAGGTAATTGGAATCAGTGACGTCACCGGTTTCCCGGAAATATTGGATGGACGTGTTAAAACACTTCACCCGAATGTCCATGGAGCAGTGTTGGCAAAACATGATGACAAAAATCACGCAGCACAGCTTGCAGAGCATAATATTGAACCCATTCAACTAGTCTGTGTGAACCTATATCCATTCCAAGCGACTATTTCCAAACCGGAAGTCACTGTGGAAGATGCTATTGAAAACATCGATATCGGTGGACCGACAATGCTTCGTTCTTCTGCTAAAAACCACGAATATGTGACTGTTATCGTTGATTCCAATGATTATCCTAACGTATTGGCTGAGCTGAAACAAAATGGCGGAGTATCAAAAACCACGAATCGCCGCCTGGCTGCAAAAGTTTTCCGCCATACAGCAGCATATGATGCCGTTATTTCAGAGTATATGACAGAGCTTGCCGATGAAGAAAATCCTGAATCATTGACTGTTACCTTTGAATTGAAACAGTTGCTTCGTTATGGGGAAAATCCACATCAAAAAGCCGCATTCTATAAAAAACCGCTTGGTTCTGTTTTCTCAATTGCAGAAGCGAATCAACTACATGGAAAAGAACTTTCATACAACAACATTAATGATGCTGATGCAGCACTTCAAATCGTTAAAGAATTCAATGAGCCGGCTGCAGTTGCAGTCAAACATATGAATCCTTGCGGCGTCGGTGTCGGTGCGACCATTTTGGAAGCATTTGAAAAAGCTTATGAGGCAGATGCCACTTCCATTTTCGGTGGGATCATCGCATTGAACCGTGAAGTTGACAAGGCGACTGCTGAAAAACTTCATGAAATTTTCCTTGAAATCATCATTGCCCCTGGGTTTACACACGAGGCAGTGGAAGTATTGACAAGCAAGAAAAACCTTCGTTTATTAACGATCGATTTCGATGCGGTTAAAAAGCCTGAGCGTAAATTGACATCCATTGAAGGCGGATTACTTATTCAAGATCGGGATGCACATAGCTTAAAGGATGCAGAGATAAAAGTGGCAACGAAACGTGAGCCTACCCCTGAAGAGTGGAAAGCCATGGAACTTGGCTGGAAAATCGTGAAACATGTCAAGTCGAATGCAATAGTGGTTTGTAACGATCAAATGACATTAGGTGTTGGTGCAGGTCAAATGAACCGTGTGGGAGCTGCAAAAATTGCCCTGGAACAAGCTGGGGAAAGAGCGACAGGAAGTGCATTGGCATCAGATGCTTTCTTCCCAATGGATGATACTGTAGAAGCGGCAGCGAAAGCGGGCGTCACGGCAATCATTCAGCCTGGTGGATCTGTTAAAGATGAGGATTCAATCAAGAAAGCTGATGAATATGGGATTACGATGGTGTTTACAGGAATTCGTCACTTTAAACATTAA
- the purD gene encoding phosphoribosylamine--glycine ligase: protein MNVLVIGRGGREHAIARKLFESKRVGTVFAAPGNPGMTDVATLVPIDEHNHGDLVAFAKQNAVSLTVIGPETPLLNGLADDFTEAGLQVFGPNGRAAVIEGSKSFAKDLMKNYSIPTAEYETFSDYDSAKAYIEKVGAPIVIKADGLAAGKGVVVAMTKEEALDAIHDMLVGAKFGEASAKVVIEEFLDGEEFSLMAFVNGEKVYPMVIAQDHKRVFDGDQGPNTGGMGAYSPVPQISDEMIQTAVETILKPTVNAMISENRSFTGILYAGLIATDKGTKVIEFNARFGDPETQVVLPRLKTDFVDTLEAVLSGEDLELEWHEEAVLGVVVAADGYPGEYKKGSIINGLEKIDQYAHVYHAGTALDSEGKFIANGGRVLLVAAKGKDLASAQAEVYKELGHIEKDGLFWRMDIGYRAIKYNFSS, encoded by the coding sequence ATGAATGTACTAGTAATTGGCCGGGGCGGCAGGGAGCATGCCATAGCCCGCAAACTATTTGAAAGTAAACGGGTTGGGACAGTTTTTGCAGCACCGGGAAATCCAGGGATGACTGATGTAGCGACTCTTGTTCCGATTGATGAACACAATCACGGGGATTTGGTTGCCTTTGCCAAGCAGAATGCAGTTTCATTAACTGTGATCGGGCCCGAAACCCCATTGTTGAATGGACTTGCCGATGATTTTACGGAGGCAGGATTACAAGTATTTGGCCCTAATGGCCGTGCTGCAGTCATCGAGGGAAGTAAATCCTTTGCTAAAGATTTAATGAAGAACTACAGCATTCCGACAGCAGAATATGAAACATTTTCCGATTACGATTCAGCAAAGGCATATATCGAAAAAGTGGGTGCCCCCATCGTCATAAAAGCGGACGGTTTGGCTGCAGGAAAAGGTGTCGTAGTTGCCATGACGAAGGAAGAGGCGTTAGACGCCATCCATGATATGCTAGTCGGAGCAAAGTTCGGGGAAGCATCTGCTAAAGTCGTTATTGAAGAATTCCTTGATGGCGAGGAATTTTCATTGATGGCATTCGTTAATGGGGAAAAAGTGTATCCGATGGTCATTGCTCAAGATCATAAGCGGGTTTTTGATGGTGATCAGGGTCCGAACACAGGTGGAATGGGTGCATATTCACCTGTGCCGCAAATTTCCGATGAAATGATTCAGACCGCAGTCGAAACAATTCTTAAGCCCACGGTAAATGCGATGATTTCGGAGAATCGGAGTTTTACAGGAATATTATATGCCGGGTTGATTGCTACCGATAAAGGCACAAAAGTCATTGAGTTCAATGCCCGTTTTGGCGATCCGGAAACGCAAGTTGTTTTACCGCGCTTAAAAACAGATTTCGTAGATACGCTTGAAGCGGTTCTTTCTGGAGAGGATTTAGAACTTGAGTGGCATGAAGAAGCTGTTCTTGGGGTGGTCGTCGCAGCTGATGGATATCCAGGGGAATATAAAAAGGGTTCTATTATTAATGGCTTGGAAAAGATTGATCAGTATGCCCATGTTTATCATGCTGGAACGGCCCTCGATAGTGAGGGGAAATTCATTGCGAATGGCGGACGTGTACTTCTGGTTGCTGCAAAAGGGAAAGATTTGGCCTCTGCCCAAGCTGAAGTATATAAAGAGTTGGGACATATTGAGAAAGACGGCTTATTCTGGCGAATGGATATTGGCTACCGTGCAATAAAATACAATTTCTCATCATAA
- a CDS encoding YgaP-like transmembrane domain, producing the protein MKFKQNISIINALMRITCGITLLTWAMAKMVKKPWKNQSYIFVVMLSAMKIGEGILRYCPVVDAMENRQNLTTNEPKQGHESNQSDHY; encoded by the coding sequence GTGAAGTTTAAACAAAATATCAGTATAATAAATGCATTAATGCGAATTACCTGTGGTATTACATTGCTAACATGGGCTATGGCTAAAATGGTGAAAAAACCATGGAAAAACCAATCTTATATATTCGTGGTCATGCTTTCTGCCATGAAAATAGGCGAAGGCATACTCCGCTATTGCCCTGTCGTCGATGCGATGGAAAACAGACAAAACTTAACGACAAATGAACCAAAACAGGGACATGAATCTAATCAATCTGATCACTATTAA
- a CDS encoding adenine deaminase C-terminal domain-containing protein, with protein MLEQRYRWKNKHLREHIDVLDGNRAPHILLKNTTYLNQALRKWVKANIWIYDDRIVYVGDKLPDNIDRCEMVDCTNQYLVPGYIEPHSHPSQLYNPLSFSRYASHFGTTTLINDNLPFLLQLDKKKAFSLLKELRNIPVTMYWWSRFDGQTELIDEDMVFSHGAVKSWLEHDAVLQGGELTGWPKLLDGDDMMLHWIQEAKRMRKKIEGHFPGASEKTLAKMTLFGADCDHEAMTGDEVMSRLLQGYYVSLRHSSIRPDLPKMIQEIHELGIDQYDKFFYTTDGSPPSFYEGGFIDCLIKIAIENGVPVIDAYNMATINIARYYNIEYLHGNIATGRVANINFLTDVKEPAPVSVMAKGKWVKRDGEIIPDEQEIQWSDFDFKPLDLDWDLSLKEDFEFSMPFGIELVNNVITKPYSLANDVGYEELNFEDDECFFMLIDREGKWRINTILKGFADKLCGFAGSYTNTGDIILIGKRKKDMHLAFNRLKEIGGGIILTEQGKVIHELPLKLKGVMSTKEVPELIEEENELKHLLRERGYRFADPVYTLSFFSTTHLPYIRLTQRGVYDVMNKTILFPTIMR; from the coding sequence ATGCTTGAACAGCGCTATAGATGGAAAAATAAACATCTAAGAGAACATATAGATGTGCTGGATGGCAATAGGGCACCACACATTCTGCTTAAAAATACGACTTATTTAAATCAGGCTTTACGAAAATGGGTAAAAGCGAATATATGGATATATGATGACCGCATCGTATATGTTGGCGATAAGCTTCCTGATAATATAGACCGCTGTGAAATGGTAGACTGTACAAACCAGTACTTAGTCCCGGGTTATATTGAGCCGCATTCACATCCTTCTCAATTATATAATCCCCTATCTTTTTCACGTTATGCATCTCATTTCGGCACAACGACATTGATCAATGATAACTTGCCGTTTTTATTGCAGTTGGATAAAAAGAAAGCGTTTTCTCTTTTGAAAGAATTACGTAACATTCCTGTAACAATGTATTGGTGGAGCCGTTTTGACGGACAAACGGAATTGATCGATGAAGACATGGTTTTTTCTCATGGGGCCGTTAAATCATGGCTGGAGCATGATGCCGTATTACAGGGCGGGGAACTGACTGGATGGCCGAAGCTTCTGGATGGGGATGACATGATGTTGCACTGGATTCAGGAAGCCAAGCGAATGAGGAAGAAAATAGAAGGACACTTTCCAGGTGCTTCAGAGAAGACTTTAGCAAAAATGACCTTGTTCGGCGCCGATTGTGATCATGAGGCAATGACAGGAGATGAAGTCATGTCGCGTTTGCTGCAGGGCTATTATGTATCGTTAAGACATTCTTCGATCCGGCCGGATTTACCGAAGATGATACAGGAAATCCATGAGCTGGGCATCGATCAATATGACAAATTCTTTTATACGACAGATGGATCGCCGCCATCCTTTTATGAAGGTGGGTTCATAGACTGCTTGATTAAAATAGCAATAGAAAATGGCGTTCCGGTCATCGATGCATACAATATGGCAACTATCAACATCGCACGATATTATAACATTGAATACCTTCATGGTAATATTGCCACAGGAAGGGTAGCGAATATCAACTTCCTGACCGATGTAAAGGAACCCGCACCGGTTTCGGTAATGGCAAAAGGGAAATGGGTTAAAAGGGATGGTGAGATCATTCCGGATGAACAGGAAATCCAATGGAGTGATTTCGATTTTAAACCACTTGATCTTGATTGGGATCTTAGTTTAAAGGAAGATTTTGAGTTTTCCATGCCGTTTGGGATTGAATTGGTCAATAATGTAATTACGAAACCCTACTCCCTTGCCAATGATGTTGGGTATGAAGAACTGAACTTTGAGGATGATGAATGCTTTTTCATGCTTATCGATCGGGAAGGGAAATGGCGCATCAATACGATATTAAAAGGGTTTGCGGACAAATTGTGTGGTTTTGCTGGCTCTTATACAAATACAGGTGATATCATACTAATCGGTAAAAGGAAAAAGGATATGCATTTGGCATTTAACCGGCTGAAGGAAATCGGCGGTGGAATCATTTTAACGGAACAAGGCAAGGTGATCCATGAACTTCCTCTGAAATTAAAGGGAGTCATGTCCACCAAGGAGGTTCCTGAACTGATAGAAGAAGAAAATGAATTGAAACATTTGCTGCGGGAGAGAGGTTATCGCTTCGCCGATCCTGTGTACACCCTTTCATTCTTTTCGACAACCCATCTGCCATATATAAGGCTAACCCAGCGAGGAGTATATGACGTAATGAATAAAACTATACTCTTTCCCACTATAATGCGTTAA
- a CDS encoding DUF3048 domain-containing protein, which yields MNFKRVLFMVIAILLLAGCSTKEDPASDDSKPKDQAVIKNTDVKNEPSNEFPLTGIVTDTGSDRRAAAVMINNHPEARPQSGLSEADMVYEMLAEGDITRFLAIFQSEMPSQIGPIRSARDYYIELAKGLDCIYVCHGNSPEAKTMLDKGYIDNLNGLYYDGTLFQRSADRKAPHNSYTTFEDIQKGAKEKGYELNGAPEPYAFLSKEEAAGLQGEPALKTEVSYGSDEYDVQYEYEATEEKYKRYSNGEQTVEHKSSKPILLDNILIIEAAHQVIDDKGRRKIDLKSGGKGYLLQKGKANEVEWVNKDGRIIPVKNDKEVGLIPGKTWVNIIPDEPGLVGDVSF from the coding sequence ATGAATTTTAAGAGAGTTCTTTTCATGGTTATTGCTATTTTACTGCTGGCAGGCTGTTCTACGAAAGAAGATCCTGCATCGGATGACAGTAAGCCGAAAGACCAAGCTGTCATCAAAAATACAGATGTGAAAAATGAACCTTCCAATGAGTTTCCACTTACAGGTATAGTCACCGATACAGGCAGTGATCGAAGGGCTGCAGCAGTGATGATTAATAATCATCCGGAAGCACGCCCACAATCGGGCCTCTCAGAAGCCGATATGGTCTACGAAATGCTTGCAGAAGGTGACATAACCAGATTTTTAGCTATCTTCCAAAGTGAAATGCCAAGCCAAATCGGTCCAATTCGGAGTGCAAGGGACTATTATATCGAATTGGCTAAAGGCCTTGATTGCATCTATGTCTGTCATGGGAATAGCCCCGAGGCAAAAACCATGCTGGACAAAGGGTATATTGATAACTTGAACGGATTATATTATGATGGTACTTTGTTTCAACGTTCGGCAGATAGAAAAGCACCGCATAATTCCTACACCACCTTTGAGGATATCCAAAAAGGTGCGAAGGAAAAGGGATATGAGTTGAATGGTGCACCGGAGCCTTATGCCTTCCTTTCAAAGGAAGAGGCGGCTGGCCTTCAAGGGGAACCGGCATTGAAAACCGAGGTTTCCTACGGATCAGACGAGTATGATGTTCAGTATGAATACGAAGCCACGGAAGAGAAATATAAACGTTATTCGAATGGAGAGCAAACAGTCGAACATAAATCGAGTAAACCTATTTTACTGGATAATATATTGATCATTGAGGCTGCTCATCAAGTGATCGACGATAAAGGGCGTCGAAAAATCGACTTGAAAAGTGGCGGAAAAGGTTATTTACTTCAAAAAGGAAAAGCGAATGAAGTAGAATGGGTTAATAAGGATGGTCGGATTATACCAGTGAAAAACGATAAAGAGGTAGGGTTGATTCCAGGGAAAACTTGGGTCAATATTATTCCGGATGAACCTGGTTTAGTAGGAGACGTCTCATTTTGA
- a CDS encoding YerC/YecD family TrpR-related protein, translating into MQIDKLRGKETDQLFKSILSLRDLDECYRFFDDLCTVNEISSLAQRLEVARMLEEGKTYHKIETETGASTATISRVKRCLNYGNDAYSMALNRIKDNVEETTES; encoded by the coding sequence ATGCAAATTGATAAGTTGAGAGGAAAAGAAACGGATCAGCTGTTTAAGTCGATCCTTTCCTTGCGTGATTTGGACGAATGCTATCGATTTTTTGATGATTTATGCACGGTTAATGAAATTTCATCACTGGCACAGCGTCTTGAAGTAGCCCGCATGCTTGAAGAAGGGAAAACCTATCATAAAATTGAAACGGAAACGGGTGCAAGTACGGCTACGATTTCCAGGGTCAAACGCTGCTTGAATTACGGAAATGACGCTTATTCCATGGCTCTTAACCGTATTAAGGATAACGTCGAGGAAACAACTGAATCTTAA